A genomic region of Caulobacter vibrioides contains the following coding sequences:
- the uvrA gene encoding excinuclease ABC subunit UvrA, translating into MAEQLNFIRVRGAREHNLKDVSVDIPRGELVVLTGLSGSGKSSLAFDTIYAEGQRRYVESLSAYARQFLELMSKPDVDLIEGLSPAISIEQKTTSRNPRSTVGTVTEIHDYMRLLWARVGTPYSPATGLPIESQTISQMVDKITALPEGTRLYLLAPVVRDRKGEYKKEIAEWQKAGFQRLKIDGQYYPIEDAPALDKKFKHDIDVVVDRVVTKPDMEQRLADSIEQALRLADGLAVAEFATLEEGETEPKRILFSERFACPVSGFTIAEIEPRLFSFNNPAGACPACDGLGAKLAFDADLVIPDKDRTLHGGAVAPWAKGPSPLYTQTLQALARHYGFSMDEPWHKLSTDARDVVLNGSKGQTIKFVYDDNARKYEVEKPFEGVLPNLERRWRETDSSWVREELGRFQSDTPCESCHGKRLKPEALAVKVSGKDIAEVSMMAIRPARDWFSGLEDLLTAKQMEIARRILKEINDRLRFLVDVGLDYLNMSRGSGTLSGGESQRIRLASQIGSGLTGVLYVLDEPSIGLHQRDNTRLLTSLQGLRDLGNSVLVVEHDEEAILTADYVIDMGPAAGVHGGEIVAQGKPADIMANPKSLTGQYLTGAREIEVPEQRRPFSKKKMLRVVGATGNNLKGVTAEIPVGTFTCITGVSGGGKSTFTIETLYKAAARRLNNASDAPAPHERIEGLEHFDKVIDIDQSPIGRTPRSNPATYTGAFGPIRDWFAGLPESKARGYGPGRFSFNVKGGRCEACQGDGVIKIEMHFLPDVYVTCDICKGKRYNRETLDVVFKGKTIADVLDMTVEEAADFFKAVPPIRDKMETLKRVGLSYIKVGQQATTLSGGEAQRVKLSKELSKRATGRTLYILDEPTTGLHFEDTKKLLEVLHELADQGNTVVVIEHNLDVVKTADWLLDFGPEGGDGGGEIVAVGSPQDVAKVEASWTGRYLKELLDRHEERRKARVAALKAKRA; encoded by the coding sequence ATGGCTGAGCAACTGAACTTCATCCGCGTTCGCGGCGCCCGTGAGCACAATCTCAAGGACGTCAGCGTCGACATCCCGCGCGGCGAGCTGGTCGTGCTGACCGGCCTGTCGGGCTCGGGCAAGTCGTCCTTGGCCTTCGACACGATCTACGCCGAGGGCCAGCGCCGTTACGTGGAGAGCCTGTCGGCCTATGCGCGTCAGTTCCTGGAGCTGATGAGCAAGCCGGACGTGGATCTGATCGAGGGCCTGTCTCCGGCCATCTCGATCGAGCAGAAGACCACCAGCCGCAACCCGCGTTCGACCGTCGGCACGGTGACCGAGATTCACGACTATATGCGTCTGCTCTGGGCGCGGGTCGGGACCCCCTACTCGCCCGCCACCGGCCTGCCGATCGAGAGCCAGACCATCAGCCAGATGGTCGACAAGATCACCGCCCTGCCCGAAGGCACGCGTCTCTACCTGCTGGCCCCCGTCGTTCGCGACCGCAAGGGCGAGTACAAGAAGGAGATCGCCGAGTGGCAGAAGGCCGGCTTCCAGCGGCTGAAGATCGACGGGCAGTACTATCCGATCGAGGACGCCCCGGCGCTCGACAAGAAGTTCAAGCACGACATCGACGTGGTCGTGGACCGCGTGGTGACCAAGCCCGACATGGAGCAGCGCCTGGCCGACTCGATCGAGCAGGCTCTGCGTCTGGCCGACGGCCTGGCCGTCGCCGAGTTCGCTACGCTTGAGGAAGGCGAGACCGAGCCCAAGCGCATCCTGTTCTCCGAACGCTTCGCCTGCCCGGTCAGTGGCTTCACGATCGCCGAGATCGAGCCGCGCCTGTTCTCGTTCAACAATCCGGCCGGCGCCTGTCCGGCCTGCGATGGCCTGGGCGCAAAGCTGGCCTTCGACGCCGACCTCGTGATCCCGGACAAGGACCGCACCCTGCACGGCGGCGCCGTCGCGCCTTGGGCCAAGGGGCCCTCGCCGCTCTACACCCAGACCCTGCAGGCCCTGGCGCGGCACTACGGCTTCTCGATGGACGAGCCGTGGCACAAGCTGTCGACCGACGCCCGCGACGTGGTGCTGAACGGCTCCAAGGGGCAGACGATCAAGTTCGTCTATGACGACAACGCCCGCAAATACGAGGTCGAAAAGCCGTTCGAGGGCGTGCTGCCGAACCTGGAGCGCCGCTGGCGTGAAACCGATAGCAGCTGGGTGCGCGAGGAGCTGGGCCGCTTCCAGTCCGACACCCCGTGCGAAAGCTGCCACGGCAAGCGCCTGAAGCCCGAGGCCCTGGCGGTGAAGGTGTCTGGAAAAGACATCGCCGAGGTGTCGATGATGGCCATCCGCCCCGCGCGGGACTGGTTCAGCGGCCTCGAAGACCTGCTGACCGCCAAGCAGATGGAAATCGCTCGCCGGATCCTGAAGGAGATCAACGATCGCCTGCGGTTCCTGGTGGATGTCGGCCTCGACTATCTGAACATGTCGCGCGGCTCGGGCACGCTGTCGGGCGGCGAGAGCCAGCGCATCCGCCTGGCCAGCCAGATCGGCTCGGGCCTCACGGGGGTTCTCTACGTGCTGGATGAGCCGTCGATCGGCCTGCACCAGCGCGATAACACCCGCCTTCTGACCTCGCTGCAGGGCCTGCGGGACCTGGGCAATTCGGTGCTGGTGGTCGAGCACGACGAGGAAGCGATCCTCACCGCCGACTATGTGATCGACATGGGCCCGGCCGCAGGCGTCCACGGCGGCGAGATCGTCGCCCAGGGCAAGCCGGCCGACATCATGGCCAATCCCAAGAGCCTGACGGGTCAGTACCTGACCGGCGCGCGCGAGATCGAGGTGCCCGAACAGCGCCGGCCGTTCAGCAAGAAGAAGATGCTGCGCGTCGTCGGCGCCACCGGCAACAACCTCAAGGGCGTCACGGCCGAGATCCCCGTGGGCACCTTCACCTGCATCACCGGCGTGTCGGGCGGCGGCAAGTCGACCTTCACGATCGAGACCCTCTACAAGGCCGCCGCGCGCCGTCTGAACAACGCCAGCGACGCCCCCGCCCCGCACGAGCGGATCGAGGGCCTTGAGCACTTCGACAAGGTCATCGACATCGACCAGTCGCCGATCGGAAGGACGCCCCGCTCAAACCCGGCCACCTACACCGGCGCCTTCGGGCCGATCCGCGACTGGTTCGCGGGCCTGCCGGAAAGCAAGGCGCGCGGCTATGGCCCGGGGCGCTTCAGCTTCAACGTCAAGGGCGGCCGCTGCGAGGCCTGCCAGGGCGACGGCGTCATCAAGATCGAGATGCACTTCCTGCCCGACGTCTACGTCACCTGCGATATCTGCAAGGGCAAGCGCTACAACCGCGAAACGCTCGACGTGGTGTTCAAGGGCAAGACGATCGCCGACGTCCTGGACATGACCGTCGAAGAGGCCGCCGACTTCTTCAAGGCCGTGCCGCCGATCCGCGACAAGATGGAGACGCTGAAGCGCGTCGGCCTCAGCTACATCAAGGTCGGCCAGCAGGCCACGACTCTGTCGGGCGGCGAGGCCCAGCGCGTGAAGCTGTCCAAGGAGCTCTCCAAGCGCGCCACCGGCCGCACGCTCTACATCCTCGACGAGCCGACCACCGGCCTGCACTTCGAAGACACCAAGAAGCTGCTTGAGGTGCTGCACGAGCTGGCCGACCAGGGCAACACCGTGGTCGTCATCGAGCACAATCTGGATGTCGTGAAGACGGCTGACTGGCTTCTGGACTTTGGTCCCGAGGGCGGCGACGGCGGCGGCGAGATCGTCGCGGTCGGCTCGCCTCAGGACGTGGCCAAGGTCGAGGCCAGCTGGACCGGCCGCTACCTGAAGGAGCTGCTGGACCGCCACGAGGAACGCCGCAAGGCGCGGGTGGCGGCGCTGAAGGCCAAGCGGGCCTAA
- a CDS encoding glutathione S-transferase family protein: MKLYGEAMPAPNPRRVRIFLAEKGVEVPEIRIGLREGGHRSPEHLARNSLGQVPVLELDDGTTISETIAICRYFEVLHPDPPLFGVSALEQAQIEMWTRRMEFRLMVPVGMFWRHAHPLTARLLKQNVEFGESNREVVEKAQLWLDRELADGRPYLTGDTYTIADITGQTTLDFADFTGLSTPAEAKHVLAWRERMTARPSASA; this comes from the coding sequence ATGAAGCTGTACGGCGAAGCCATGCCCGCGCCCAACCCGCGACGGGTGCGCATCTTCCTGGCGGAAAAGGGCGTGGAGGTCCCGGAGATCCGGATCGGCCTGCGCGAGGGCGGACACCGAAGCCCCGAACACCTGGCGCGCAACAGCCTGGGCCAGGTGCCGGTGCTGGAGCTGGATGACGGGACCACGATCAGTGAGACGATCGCCATCTGCCGTTACTTCGAGGTTCTGCATCCCGATCCGCCGCTCTTCGGCGTCAGCGCGCTCGAGCAGGCCCAGATCGAGATGTGGACCCGGCGGATGGAGTTTCGCCTGATGGTGCCGGTCGGCATGTTCTGGCGCCACGCCCATCCGCTGACCGCGCGCCTGCTGAAACAGAACGTCGAGTTCGGCGAATCCAACCGCGAGGTCGTCGAGAAGGCGCAGCTGTGGCTGGACCGCGAGCTGGCGGATGGCCGCCCGTACCTGACCGGCGACACCTATACGATCGCCGACATCACCGGACAGACCACCCTGGACTTCGCCGACTTCACCGGCCTGTCGACACCGGCCGAGGCCAAGCACGTGCTGGCCTGGCGCGAGCGCATGACCGCGCGGCCCAGCGCATCGGCCTAG